A stretch of DNA from Deinococcus aerius:
AACCGGGTGGACTTCCACTACACCTACGACAAGGCCGTGACCTCTGCCCGCGAGGCCGCCTATGTCCGCTTCGACCTGGACCTCCCGGACGCCCGCGTGCTGTCCGACTCGCAGCTCGGCTGGACGGACTGGGACGCCGACCGCCTGCCCGGCGCCTGCGTCGAGTGGCTGCCCCTCCAGACGGGCGTGCTGCTGGAATCGGAGCGCACCCGCGTCTTCCTCGCCAGCCCTGACATTCCCCTGTTCACGTCCGGCGACATCGTGCGGGGCACCTGGCCGAAAACGCGCGAGATTCGCGGGGGTCGCGTCTACGGCTATCTGCTCAGCAACTACTGGCACACCAACTACCAGGCTCGGCAGGGCGGCCCCCTCACCTTCCGCTACAGCCTGACGAGTGGCCCCGACCTCACCCGCGAGGCGGCGGGCCGGACCGGGCGGGAGGCGCGGCGGGGGCTATACGCGCACCGCATCAGCTTCCAGGATTTCCGCACGCCGGGCGGGCCGTACACCGATCCGGCGGGAGGAGTTCTGGCCGAGGTCAGTGACAACGTAACCCTCAGCGTCCTTAAACCCGCACAGGACGGGCGCGGCGTGATCTTGCGGGTTCAGGACCTGCGAGGAACGGCGCAACAGGCGTCCGTCCGCTTTCCGCCCCGCCGCCTCGCCCGCGCCGCCCTCACCGACCTGCTGGAGACCGACCTCACGCCCCTCCCCGTATCCGGCGACGCGGTGCATTTTCCCGTCCCGGCCTGGGGCCTCGCTGCCATCCGCGTCGAATTCGAGCCGCCTTTCCCCCTGGAGGAACAGCGATGAAGCCCGTCTTCAACACTGCCAACTTCGCCTTCCGGCAGGTGAACTACCGCGCCACCGGCGACTGGGGCCAGGCCTGCCGCACCAGCCGCGAACACTTCGCCCCGGTCGAGACCTTCGAAGCCCGCTTCGACGAGCTGCTGGGCGAGGTGGACGCCCTGGGGTTCAGGGACATCGAGCTGTGGCACTTCCACCTGCACCAGAACTGGTGGACGCCGGAGCACGTTGAGATCGCGCTGGACACGGCCGGGCGGCGCGGCATGCGTTTCGTCGCGTACTGCGGCGGCTTTGGGGACGACCTGCCCGAGTTCGAGCGGACGCTGGGACTGGTCAGGGCGCTGGACATCCCCCTGCTGGCCGGAAACAGCCGCGTGTTCCGCGAGCAGCGGGCCGAGTTCGTCGCCCGGCTGCGTGACCTCGGTGTGCGCTTCGGTTACGAGAACCACCCCGAGAAGACGCCGCAGGAGCTGCTGGACCGCACCGGACCGGACGAGGGCGGCCTGGTCGGCGTGACCGTCGATACCGGCTGGTTCGGCACTCAGGGCTACCCCGCCGACGAGGCCGTCCGTGAACTCGGCGAGCGGGTCATCCATGTTCACCTCAAGGACGTGCGAGAGGTGGGCAGGCATGACACCGTCGGCTACGGACAGGGTGTGGTGCCGGTACGCGAGGTGGTCGAGGCCCTTTCATACATGGGCTATGGCGGCTACCTCAGCGTCGAGCACGAGCCGGAACAGTTCGACCCGACCGATGACCTGCTGGAATCCCTGCGCCAACTCCGGTCGTGGCTGGTACCCCACGGGCAGGGGGCGAGGCCATGAAACCCGTGAAGATCGCCATCGTCGGCACGGGCGTGATCGCCACCCCGTACGCGAAGGCCATGCGCGCCTACCCCGGCCTGGAGCTGTACGGCTGCTTCGACCTCGACCGGGAGCGTGCCCGCGACTATGCCAGTCAGCACGGCTGCCGCGCCTTCGACTCGCTGGAGGACCTGCTCGCCGACCCCGAGGTGGAGCTGGTCGTCAATCTCACCGTGTTCCCCGCGCACTACGCGGTCACGCGGCAGGCGCTGGAGGCGGGCAAGCACGTGTACAGCGAGAAACCGCTGGCGGGCAGCAGCGAGCAGGCGCAGGAGTTGGTGGCCCTGGCCCGGGAGCGCGGCGCGCGTCTGGGCTGCGCGCCCGCCACATTCCTGGGCGAGGCGCAGCAGCGCGCCCTGCGGGAGCTGCGGGCGGGACTCATCGGCCCGGTCCGCGTCATCTACGCCGAGGCGAACCACGGCCGCATCGAGACGTGGCACCCGGTGCCGGACAGCTTCTATCAGGTGGGACCGCTCCGTGACGTGGGCGTGTACCCGCTGGGCATTGTCACCAGCATCTTCGGCCCGGCCTCCCGAGTGTGGGCTTACGGAAAGACGGTCAAACCCGAGAGGCTCACCAAGCGTGGCGTGCCCTTCCAGGCGACCGAGAACGACTTCTACGTCGCGGTCGTGGAACTCGCCAGCGGCCCGGTGCTGCGCCTCACCACGTCCTTTTACACGACCGACAAGGGCAAACAGAGCGGCATCGAGTTCCAGGGCGACGACGGGCAACTGTACCTGGGGAGCTGGATGGCGCCCCGTGCAAGCATCGAGACCGCCCGCTTCGGCTCCGAGTACGAACCGCTCCCGGACTACACGCCCGCCGAACAGAGCTTCAACTGGGCTGCCCCGCTCGACGACCTTGCCCGCGCGCTGCGCGAGAACCGCCCCCACCGCGTGACCGGCGAGCAGGCCGCGCACATCGTCGAGATTCTGGAAGCCGCACATCTGTCGATCCGGCAGGGGGGGATGGTGCCCCTGGGCACCACCTTCACGCCCGCCGAGCCGGTCGAAGCCCAGCCCGCCTGATCCCTCAGAAATGAGCCCTGCCGTGACCAGTTCCCCCCTCCTCCAGCCCTCGCGCGCCTTCCGCCACTCTCTTCCCCACACTCTGAAGGACCGGACATGATCGAGGTGCTGCCCGGCGTGTTCCGCCATACCGGCTCCGCCCAGGTGTACGCGGTGTGCGACGGGGACAGCGCCGTGCTGGTGAACATCGGGGACGGCAGCGTCCTCGACGACCTGCCGCCTCGGGTCCGGCGGGTGCGCGCGGTGCTGCTCACCCACCATCACCGGGACGTGGCGGCGGGCGCGGCGCGGGCCGTCCGGGCGGGCATCCCCGTCTACGCCCCGGAGGGCGAGCGGGCCAGCCTGCACGACCCCCAGCGCTACCTCTCGCTCGCGGACGCCCGCAACAACTACGACGCGCGCCCCCATATCTGGACCGTGCCGGACGCGGCGGTGACGCTGCCGCTGCGCGAGTACCGGACCTACCGCTTCGGGCGGCTGCGCTTCACCCTGCGGCCCACGCCCGGCCAGACGCCCGGCGCGGCGTCGTTCCTGCTCAAGTTCCGCCGCATGACCCTGGCCTTTACCGGCGACCTGCTGTACGCGCCGGGCCAGATCAGCCGCCTCGCTTCCACCCAGTGGACCTACCACGGCGGCGAGGGCATCGCGGGCACCATCCTGTCGCTGCTCGACCTGGCCGACCAGTCGCCCACGCACATCCTGCCCTCGCACGGGGAGATCATGGGCGCGGGGGCGCTGCGCCAGACCGCCGAGGCGCTGTGGCCGCTGCTGCTGCTGCGCCGCCACAACCTGCGGCTCTTCGAGCTGCGCGCCGAGCCGTACGCCGAGCTGCGCCCGTGGCTGCTCTGGAACCGCACCAGCCTGGCGAACCTGTACGTCCTGCGCTCGGAAAGTGGGCGCGCCCTGATGATCGACTTCGGGTACGACTTCTGCTTCGGGCAGGCGAGCGGCACCGACCGCGAGTCGCGCCGCCCCTGGCTGTACACCATTCCCGCGCTGTTCGAGAGGTACGGGGTGAAGGGCATCGACGCCGTGATCCCCACCCACTACCACGACGACCACGTGGCAGGCATCCCGCTGCTGCGCGAGGTGTACGGGGCGGAATTGTGGGCGCCGGAGAACGTGGCGGGCGTCCTCGCCGAGCCCCAGGCGTTCCGGTTGCCCTGCCTGTGGTTCGAGCCGATGGAGGCCGACCGCCGCCTGCCGCTCGGCCAGCCCTTCGAATGGGAGGAGTTCCGCATCACGCCCTTTGAAGTCACCGGCCACGCCCGCTACGCCAGCGCCCTGCTCGTGGAGGCGCACGGGGAACGGGTGCTCTTCGGCGGGGACCAGTATGCGGACCCTGACGGATTGGGCCTGAACTACACCTACCCCAACCTCTTCTGCGAGGACGACTATGTCCGCAGCGCCGAACTCTACGCGCGGCTGCGCCCGGACCTGATCCTCGGAGGTCATAACGGTCCCATCAAGCCCAGCCCGGAGTATTTCGACGAGCTGCTCGCGCGGGGCCGGGCGCTGCAAACCCTCCACGCCGCCCTCCAGCCCCCCTCCGCCCGCATGGTGATGCACGCCGAGCCGATCAGCGTGCCGAGCGGGAGTCCGGTGACCCTGACGGTCGAGAATCCCACCGACGCCCCCTTCGAGGGAGAACTCCACGTGTACGGCCGCGCGACGGAGGCCGCCTGCCTGCCCCTGCGGATTCCGCCCTCCTCCCGCCTCACCCTGCCCTTCAGCCCTAGTGGGCCGCAGGGCGCCCGCATCCACTTCGAGCTGCGCGGGGCTCCCGGCGAGCCCTGCCAGTTCGCCCACGCCACCATCGACCATCCCCCCTACGGCAACAGCCTCTATGGTGACAGCTATGCCTCCTGAACGGCGCGGCATCCTCGAAGCGTTCTACGGCCGTCCCTGGTCCTGGCAGGAGCGGCACGACATGGTGGACTTCATGCACAGGGTGGGCTTCAACGCCTACGTCTACGCGCCAAAAAACGATCCCGTCCACCGTAACCGCTGGCGGGAGCCGTACACGAACGTGGAGTGGGCGCAGTTCGGGCGGCTGGCCCGGCACGCCCGGGACGTGGGCGTGGAATTCATCT
This window harbors:
- a CDS encoding Gfo/Idh/MocA family protein, whose protein sequence is MKPVKIAIVGTGVIATPYAKAMRAYPGLELYGCFDLDRERARDYASQHGCRAFDSLEDLLADPEVELVVNLTVFPAHYAVTRQALEAGKHVYSEKPLAGSSEQAQELVALARERGARLGCAPATFLGEAQQRALRELRAGLIGPVRVIYAEANHGRIETWHPVPDSFYQVGPLRDVGVYPLGIVTSIFGPASRVWAYGKTVKPERLTKRGVPFQATENDFYVAVVELASGPVLRLTTSFYTTDKGKQSGIEFQGDDGQLYLGSWMAPRASIETARFGSEYEPLPDYTPAEQSFNWAAPLDDLARALRENRPHRVTGEQAAHIVEILEAAHLSIRQGGMVPLGTTFTPAEPVEAQPA
- a CDS encoding sugar phosphate isomerase/epimerase family protein, yielding MKPVFNTANFAFRQVNYRATGDWGQACRTSREHFAPVETFEARFDELLGEVDALGFRDIELWHFHLHQNWWTPEHVEIALDTAGRRGMRFVAYCGGFGDDLPEFERTLGLVRALDIPLLAGNSRVFREQRAEFVARLRDLGVRFGYENHPEKTPQELLDRTGPDEGGLVGVTVDTGWFGTQGYPADEAVRELGERVIHVHLKDVREVGRHDTVGYGQGVVPVREVVEALSYMGYGGYLSVEHEPEQFDPTDDLLESLRQLRSWLVPHGQGARP
- a CDS encoding MBL fold metallo-hydrolase; this translates as MIEVLPGVFRHTGSAQVYAVCDGDSAVLVNIGDGSVLDDLPPRVRRVRAVLLTHHHRDVAAGAARAVRAGIPVYAPEGERASLHDPQRYLSLADARNNYDARPHIWTVPDAAVTLPLREYRTYRFGRLRFTLRPTPGQTPGAASFLLKFRRMTLAFTGDLLYAPGQISRLASTQWTYHGGEGIAGTILSLLDLADQSPTHILPSHGEIMGAGALRQTAEALWPLLLLRRHNLRLFELRAEPYAELRPWLLWNRTSLANLYVLRSESGRALMIDFGYDFCFGQASGTDRESRRPWLYTIPALFERYGVKGIDAVIPTHYHDDHVAGIPLLREVYGAELWAPENVAGVLAEPQAFRLPCLWFEPMEADRRLPLGQPFEWEEFRITPFEVTGHARYASALLVEAHGERVLFGGDQYADPDGLGLNYTYPNLFCEDDYVRSAELYARLRPDLILGGHNGPIKPSPEYFDELLARGRALQTLHAALQPPSARMVMHAEPISVPSGSPVTLTVENPTDAPFEGELHVYGRATEAACLPLRIPPSSRLTLPFSPSGPQGARIHFELRGAPGEPCQFAHATIDHPPYGNSLYGDSYAS